The following are from one region of the Pantanalinema sp. genome:
- a CDS encoding chemotaxis response regulator protein-glutamate methylesterase, which produces MRGVNVLIVDDSAVVRQVLGDVLKNEPGIRLIGAASDPIFAWQRMRSEWPDVIVLDVEMPRMDGITFLKQIMQERPTPVVICSSLTERGAETTMQALAAGAFGIITKPKMGLKQFLLESSRELVKTVLAASHANVRRLSAPAPVAPVAHAEPTVRAMAETTDRVVAIGTSTGGTQALEAVLRALPRVSPGMVIVQHMPEKFTASFAERLDSLCAVEVREARDGDRVIPGRALIAPGGRHMQLKRSGAMYHVEVLDGPLVSHHRPSVDVLFRSVAKQAGRNALGIIMTGMGDDGARGLKAMRDAGASTLAQDEATCVVYGMPKEAVKLGAVERVVSLQAIAPHIASYR; this is translated from the coding sequence ATGCGCGGTGTGAACGTGCTGATCGTCGACGACTCGGCGGTGGTGCGCCAGGTCCTCGGCGACGTCCTCAAGAACGAGCCCGGCATCCGGCTGATTGGCGCCGCCTCGGACCCGATCTTCGCCTGGCAGCGCATGCGCAGCGAGTGGCCGGACGTGATCGTGCTGGACGTGGAGATGCCGCGGATGGACGGGATCACCTTCCTCAAGCAGATCATGCAGGAGCGCCCGACGCCGGTGGTGATCTGCTCGTCGCTCACCGAGCGCGGGGCCGAAACGACCATGCAGGCGCTCGCCGCGGGCGCCTTCGGGATCATCACCAAGCCGAAGATGGGCCTCAAGCAGTTCCTGCTCGAGTCCTCGCGCGAGCTGGTCAAGACCGTCCTCGCCGCCTCTCACGCCAACGTCCGGCGGCTCTCCGCGCCGGCGCCGGTCGCGCCGGTCGCCCATGCGGAGCCCACGGTCCGGGCCATGGCCGAGACCACGGACCGGGTGGTCGCCATCGGCACCTCGACCGGGGGCACCCAGGCCCTCGAGGCGGTCCTGCGGGCCCTGCCCCGCGTCAGTCCCGGCATGGTCATCGTCCAGCACATGCCCGAGAAGTTCACGGCCTCCTTCGCCGAGCGCCTCGACAGCTTGTGCGCCGTCGAGGTCCGCGAGGCCCGCGACGGCGACCGGGTGATTCCCGGCCGGGCCCTCATCGCGCCGGGCGGGCGCCACATGCAGCTCAAGCGCAGCGGGGCCATGTACCACGTGGAGGTGCTCGACGGTCCTCTGGTGAGCCATCACCGGCCCTCGGTGGACGTCCTGTTCCGGTCGGTGGCAAAGCAAGCGGGGCGCAACGCCCTGGGCATCATCATGACCGGGATGGGCGACGACGGCGCCCGGGGGCTGAAGGCCATGAGAGATGCCGGGGCGAGCACCCTCGCGCAGGACGAGGCCACCTGCGTGGTCTACGGCATGCCCAAGGAGGCCGTCAAGCTGGGCGCGGTGGAGCGGGTCGTCTCGCTCCAGGCGATCGCCCCCCACATCGCGAGCTACCGCTAG
- a CDS encoding chemotaxis protein CheD: protein MQHASQLQDVYLQPGDYHFGDRRTRIRTILGSCVAITMWHPGLRIGGMCHFMLPARAKGEGGILDGRFADDALALFLQDIRRAGTRPEEYEVKLFGGGNMFPGQIPGRTRHIGAQNGETARRLVRENGFSCRVENLGGVGHRNLRFEVQSGDVWVRHTRPASVAANCVNCRVRCECAV, encoded by the coding sequence ATGCAACACGCAAGCCAGCTCCAAGACGTCTACCTGCAGCCGGGTGACTACCACTTCGGCGATCGCCGCACCCGCATCCGCACGATCCTGGGCTCGTGCGTGGCCATCACCATGTGGCACCCCGGCCTGCGGATCGGGGGGATGTGCCACTTCATGCTCCCGGCCCGGGCGAAGGGGGAAGGCGGCATCCTGGACGGTCGCTTCGCCGACGACGCCCTCGCCCTGTTCCTGCAGGACATCCGGCGCGCGGGGACCCGGCCCGAGGAGTACGAGGTCAAGCTGTTCGGGGGCGGCAACATGTTCCCCGGCCAGATCCCCGGCCGCACGCGCCACATCGGGGCGCAGAACGGAGAGACGGCCAGGCGTCTGGTCCGAGAGAACGGCTTCTCGTGCCGGGTCGAGAACCTGGGAGGCGTCGGCCACCGGAACCTTCGCTTCGAGGTCCAGAGCGGGGACGTCTGGGTTCGCCACACCCGGCCCGCCTCGGTCGCCGCCAACTGCGTCAACTGCCGGGTGAGGTGCGAATGCGCGGTGTGA
- a CDS encoding protein-glutamate O-methyltransferase CheR yields MTTLSDREFADIQALLYREAGIKLAPGKKPMVSGRLSKRVAALGLPTYGAYYERIAHGRDPAELQRALDLLTTNETYFFREPKHFEFLRDQALAKRGAGPMRVWSAASSSGEEAYSVAMVLAATLGDSPWEVVGTDISARVLEQAVSGRYPMARTQGIPAEYLKRYCLKGVRSQEGHLLVDRSLRERVAFKLANLVEPQAQLGLFDVIFLRNVMIYFDQAIKQQVVANLLPRLKPGGYLFVGHSESLNGVSDALASVRPAIYRKE; encoded by the coding sequence ATGACCACGCTGAGCGATCGCGAGTTCGCCGATATCCAGGCGCTGCTCTACCGGGAGGCCGGCATCAAGCTGGCCCCCGGCAAGAAGCCGATGGTCAGCGGCCGCCTCTCCAAGCGTGTGGCTGCGCTCGGCCTTCCCACCTACGGCGCCTACTACGAGCGGATCGCCCACGGGCGCGACCCCGCCGAGCTGCAGCGCGCCCTGGACCTGCTCACCACCAACGAGACCTACTTCTTCCGCGAGCCCAAGCACTTCGAGTTCCTGCGCGACCAGGCCCTCGCGAAGCGCGGAGCGGGGCCGATGCGCGTCTGGAGCGCGGCGAGCTCGTCGGGCGAAGAGGCGTACAGCGTGGCCATGGTCCTGGCCGCGACCCTGGGGGACTCCCCCTGGGAGGTCGTGGGGACCGACATCAGCGCGCGGGTGCTGGAGCAAGCCGTCTCGGGGCGCTACCCCATGGCGCGCACGCAGGGCATCCCCGCCGAGTACCTCAAGCGCTACTGCCTCAAGGGGGTGCGATCGCAGGAGGGCCACCTCCTGGTGGACCGCAGCCTGCGCGAGCGGGTCGCCTTCAAGCTCGCCAACCTGGTCGAACCGCAGGCGCAGCTGGGCCTGTTCGACGTCATCTTCCTGCGCAACGTGATGATCTACTTCGACCAGGCCATCAAGCAGCAGGTGGTCGCCAACCTCCTGCCCCGCCTCAAGCCTGGGGGCTACCTCTTCGTCGGCCACTCCGAGAGCCTCAACGGCGTCAGCGACGCGCTCGCATCCGTCAGACCGGCCATCTATCGAAAGGAGTAG
- a CDS encoding chemotaxis protein CheW, with product MTAFDEARVTGPTPDQQQYLTFVLGTETYAIGILHIKEILECGPMTVVPMMPPFVRGVINLRGAVVPVIDLSVRFGRGTTELTRRSCVIILEVGGAAQQVIGIIVDAVNEVLEIPPSDVEPVPSFGAQIRSDFIAGMGKTALSGQSDERFVILLAIDNVLSVDELAAIEQGSAS from the coding sequence ATGACTGCTTTCGACGAGGCCCGGGTGACCGGGCCTACCCCTGATCAGCAGCAGTACCTGACCTTCGTGCTTGGCACGGAAACCTACGCCATCGGCATCCTGCACATCAAGGAGATCCTCGAGTGCGGGCCCATGACCGTCGTGCCCATGATGCCCCCCTTCGTGCGGGGGGTCATCAACCTGCGCGGCGCCGTGGTGCCGGTGATCGACCTCTCGGTTCGCTTCGGCCGGGGAACCACCGAGCTCACCCGCAGGTCCTGCGTCATCATCCTCGAGGTGGGCGGCGCGGCGCAGCAGGTCATCGGGATCATCGTCGACGCCGTCAACGAGGTGCTCGAGATCCCCCCCTCCGACGTCGAGCCCGTGCCCAGCTTCGGAGCGCAGATCCGCTCGGACTTCATCGCGGGGATGGGCAAGACCGCGCTCTCGGGCCAGAGCGACGAGCGCTTCGTGATCTTGCTGGCCATCGACAACGTTCTGTCGGTGGACGAGCTCGCGGCGATCGAGCAGGGAAGCGCGAGCTAG